From the genome of Chiloscyllium plagiosum isolate BGI_BamShark_2017 chromosome 29, ASM401019v2, whole genome shotgun sequence, one region includes:
- the LOC122564301 gene encoding C-C chemokine receptor type 4-like, whose translation MGSANVFGATFLPVLYSLVFLFGLPGNTLVLWALLKHKRLKNMTDIYLFNLSLCDLLFVSTLPFWAYSAANQWIFGEAFCKIVSAAYELGYNGGTMFIILITVDRYLAIVHAVFSVRTRTVRNGIISSVVMWCVALVASFPTMIFNTIQPDGERYVCHTFFPQGNVSNWKLFVLFKSIVLGFCVPLAFIVFCYTRIIQTLHKNRSYKKHRAIKVIFTVVIVFFVFWTPYNVVMLLESLREQNVLTGCEFRIHLLIAQQVTESITFVHCCLNPVIYAFLGERFRFYLRRLLYSCFPPSLRYKISDQSHLASHALPASVRSLSSGDHDSSTVL comes from the coding sequence ATGGGATCTGCAAATGTTTTTGGTGCAACCTTCCTACCAGTCCTGTACTCCCTCGTGTTTCTCTTTGGTCTACCTGGGAACACACTTGTGTTGTGGGCTCTTCTAAAACACAAACGTTTGAAGAATATGACAGACATTTATCTTTTCAATTTGTCATTGTGTGACTTGCTGTTTGTGAGCACACTTCCTTTTTGGGCATATTCTGCTGCAAATCAATGGATTTTTGGAGAAGCCTTTTGCAAGATTGTTTCTGCTGCTTATGAGCTTGGCTACAATGGAGGCACAATGTTCATAATCTTGATAACTGTAGACCGCTACCTTGCAATTGTTCACGCTGTATTTTCGGTCAGGACTAGGACTGTTCGAAATGGGATCATTTCAAGTGTAGTGATGTGGTGTGTAGCTTTGGTTGCCTCATTTCCCACAATGATATTTAACACAATCCAACCTGATGGGGAAAGATATGTTTGTCATACTTTCTTTCCACAGGGCAATGTTTCAAATTGGAAACTCTTTGTCCTTTTCAAATCCATTGTTTTGGGTTTTTGTGTTCCATTGGCTTTTATAGTTTTCTGTTATACAAGAATAATTCAAACACTGCATAAAAACAGGAGCTATAAGAAACACAGGGCTATAAAAGTTATATTTACTGTGGTCATTGTGTTTTTTGTATTTTGGACACCGTACAATGTTGTGATGTTGCTGGAGTCATTGAGAGAACAGAATGTTTTAACTGGCTGTGAGTTCCGAATACATCTACTGATTGCCCAGCAAGTAACTGAATCCATCACATTTGTACACTGCTGTTTAAACCCAGTCATTTATGCATTTCTGGGTGAAAGATTTCGATTCTATCTCCGCAGACTTCTTTACAGCTGTTTTCCCCCATCACTTAGATATAAAATCAGTGACCAATCTCATTTGGCTTCTCATGCTTTACCTGCTTCTGTCCGTTCATTATCCTCTGGGGACCACGACTCCTCCACAGTTCTGTAG